The following proteins are encoded in a genomic region of Thiomonas sp. X19:
- a CDS encoding Cupredoxin, whose amino-acid sequence MTNATLASRALRAAGRPLPAVAALLACALFAPLSQAATAPAHKPAPIYIHMNGANMFLENVVAVRPGQDVVFVDQDTGAHAIVGYNPLTGKPSPRFDGAVEGTPGPGHKVSTYAIAFRQPGLKFYYCSVHAKLMKEPGGRTMPKKRPTVHGFGDPMAGLIIVTTDPHLLADNPATTHEKILPGYFGG is encoded by the coding sequence ATGACCAACGCCACCCTCGCATCCCGCGCCCTGCGCGCCGCTGGACGCCCGCTGCCGGCCGTTGCCGCGCTGCTCGCCTGCGCCCTGTTCGCCCCGCTCAGCCAGGCGGCCACGGCACCGGCCCACAAGCCCGCGCCGATCTACATCCACATGAACGGCGCCAATATGTTCCTGGAAAACGTGGTGGCAGTGCGCCCCGGGCAAGACGTGGTGTTCGTTGACCAGGACACCGGCGCGCACGCCATCGTCGGCTACAACCCGCTCACCGGCAAACCCAGCCCCCGCTTCGACGGCGCTGTGGAAGGCACGCCCGGGCCGGGGCACAAGGTGAGCACCTACGCAATAGCCTTCCGCCAGCCGGGATTGAAGTTCTACTACTGTTCCGTTCACGCCAAACTGATGAAGGAACCGGGCGGCCGCACCATGCCGAAAAAGCGCCCCACCGTCCACGGCTTCGGCGACCCGATGGCCGGCCTGATCATCGTCACCACCGACCCGCACTTGCTGGCCGACAACCCGGCAACGACGCACGAGAAGATTCTGCCGGGCTATTTTGGGGGGTGA
- a CDS encoding efflux RND transporter permease subunit → MARARGLQAALIGASIHRRGVVLALAVLLAALAVNFSRQATTDVFPEFAAKMVKVQTEAPGLSPEQVELLVTDPLEAASSGMLGVKQVTSKSLPGLSILKLYFESGTKLQDDRWRVAQHLATVHLPTGVGAPQLIPLTSSTGTVLMAGLTSQRHSLMDLQSIAQWRIRPQLMAVPGVDNVLIFSQQTRALQVLVNPQTLQRFHLDLQEVLAATQHATGLLGGGFMATPEQRVLLVSHGLAPTPQALAATVLRATPQGVVTLGDVARVAYASLPAIGGGSVSGEPAVIIKIQESYGANTMQVTRAVQAVLQQHRAGLQAQGITLHGTLFRPADFITIAMHNVRDSLLLGAALVVLVIALTLLDWRAALISSLAIPLSLLAAITVLVWMGVTLNVMTLGGLAIAIGVVVDDAVIDVENILRRLRDNAVAEQPQQPLRVILAACLEVRGAVVYATAAVLLVVVPVLLLPGLSGRLFAPLAQAYALAVLASLLVALTVTPALAALLLARRGQRRAMPDGTKPQHGTSTSMSAAARTSAPLHTPAPVRVAQRGYTALLRRLLPYWLPASIIMLLLVIGAALLARGMGGSFLPPLQEGQYIVHMRLAPGASIQASLDEGARVVKALEQLPEVRLVAQHTGRAALSPDASGTQSSSLDVNLKPGADSAQALTAIRHVVDGFAGASFRINSFLTERLDNTVAGGGAAPLVVQVLGTHLPAIDAVAKRVAAVLAALPTATGVQLQTPPGVPQLDIALKPEALRAWGLQPLPVLQAIHTAFAGSSAGTVFHGSVPVPVRVVLTRSARNNPQVLGDLLIHTPSLGFVPLAQLASISAASGPSDIRHLGEQRVQTVLASTTSADITGFVQRAQTAIHAQVQVPPGVTLQFQGDAAQRNATLQRLGVDVLGVFAGLMLLLSMALGRNATTAAGDAAAITPRQAASTTTRQVLLVLLSVPAAWAGGVFAAWLVGGVLSLGAVIGLLALMGISLRNAILIFAHAAQLQREHGLAWNADTLLRAVADRLAAIVMTSLVTALGVLPLALGLHAPGREIEGPMAVALLGGLLTSLLYNLFVLPQLALRFGVAPAQRESRA, encoded by the coding sequence ATGGCCCGCGCCCGTGGTCTGCAGGCGGCGCTGATCGGCGCCAGCATTCATCGCCGTGGCGTGGTGCTGGCGCTGGCCGTGCTGTTGGCGGCGCTGGCGGTCAACTTCTCGCGCCAGGCCACCACCGATGTGTTTCCCGAATTCGCCGCCAAGATGGTGAAGGTGCAGACCGAAGCTCCCGGCCTGTCGCCCGAGCAGGTTGAACTGCTCGTCACCGACCCGCTGGAAGCCGCGTCCAGCGGCATGCTGGGCGTGAAGCAGGTGACGTCGAAAAGCCTGCCAGGCCTCTCCATCCTGAAGCTGTATTTCGAGTCGGGCACCAAGCTTCAGGACGACCGCTGGCGCGTGGCGCAGCACCTTGCCACCGTGCATCTGCCCACGGGCGTCGGTGCGCCGCAACTGATTCCGCTGACCTCCAGCACCGGCACGGTGCTGATGGCTGGGCTCACATCGCAGCGCCACAGTCTGATGGACCTGCAGTCCATTGCGCAATGGCGCATCCGGCCGCAACTCATGGCGGTGCCGGGTGTGGACAACGTGCTGATCTTCAGCCAGCAGACACGCGCGCTGCAGGTGCTGGTGAATCCGCAGACGCTGCAGCGTTTTCACCTCGATCTGCAGGAGGTGCTGGCCGCCACGCAACACGCCACCGGTTTGCTGGGCGGCGGCTTCATGGCCACGCCCGAGCAGCGCGTGCTGCTGGTCAGCCACGGCCTCGCGCCCACGCCGCAGGCGCTGGCCGCCACGGTGCTGCGCGCCACGCCGCAAGGGGTGGTGACGCTGGGCGACGTGGCGCGGGTGGCCTACGCCTCGCTGCCCGCGATCGGCGGGGGCAGCGTCAGCGGCGAGCCCGCGGTGATCATCAAGATTCAGGAGTCTTACGGCGCCAACACCATGCAGGTGACGCGCGCGGTGCAGGCCGTGCTGCAGCAGCATCGCGCAGGTCTGCAAGCGCAGGGCATCACCCTGCACGGCACGCTGTTCAGGCCCGCCGACTTCATCACCATCGCCATGCACAACGTGCGCGACTCGCTCTTGCTGGGCGCTGCTCTGGTGGTGCTGGTCATCGCCCTCACGCTGCTGGACTGGCGCGCCGCGCTCATCTCCTCGCTCGCCATTCCGCTGTCGCTGCTGGCCGCCATCACGGTGCTGGTGTGGATGGGCGTGACGCTGAACGTGATGACCCTCGGCGGCCTGGCCATCGCCATCGGCGTGGTGGTGGACGACGCGGTGATCGACGTCGAGAACATCCTGCGGCGGCTGCGCGACAACGCCGTGGCCGAACAGCCGCAGCAGCCGCTGCGCGTCATCCTCGCCGCCTGCCTGGAAGTGCGCGGCGCGGTGGTGTACGCCACCGCCGCCGTGCTGCTGGTGGTGGTGCCGGTGCTGCTGCTGCCGGGGTTGTCCGGGCGGCTGTTCGCGCCGCTGGCGCAGGCCTATGCGCTGGCGGTGCTGGCCTCGCTGCTGGTGGCGCTCACCGTCACCCCGGCGCTGGCCGCGCTGCTGCTGGCGCGGCGCGGCCAGCGCCGCGCCATGCCGGACGGCACCAAGCCGCAGCACGGCACGTCCACGTCGATGTCCGCAGCAGCGCGCACTTCAGCGCCCCTGCACACCCCCGCCCCGGTGCGTGTGGCCCAGCGCGGCTACACCGCCTTGCTGCGGCGGCTGCTGCCGTACTGGCTGCCGGCTTCCATCATCATGCTCTTGCTCGTCATCGGCGCGGCGCTGCTGGCGCGGGGCATGGGCGGCAGCTTTCTGCCGCCGCTGCAGGAAGGGCAGTACATCGTGCACATGCGGCTGGCGCCGGGCGCGTCCATTCAGGCCTCGCTGGACGAAGGCGCCCGCGTGGTGAAAGCGCTGGAGCAGTTGCCCGAAGTGCGCCTGGTCGCCCAGCACACGGGGCGCGCCGCGCTGTCGCCCGACGCCTCCGGCACACAGAGCAGCTCGCTCGACGTCAACCTCAAGCCGGGGGCCGATTCGGCGCAGGCGCTCACCGCCATTCGACACGTGGTCGACGGCTTTGCCGGCGCCAGCTTCCGCATCAACAGCTTTCTCACCGAGCGCTTGGACAATACCGTGGCCGGCGGCGGCGCCGCCCCGCTGGTGGTGCAGGTGCTGGGCACCCATCTGCCGGCGATTGACGCAGTGGCCAAGCGGGTTGCGGCGGTCCTGGCCGCGCTGCCCACCGCCACCGGCGTGCAACTGCAAACCCCGCCCGGCGTGCCGCAGCTCGACATCGCGCTCAAGCCCGAGGCGCTGCGCGCCTGGGGCCTGCAGCCGCTGCCGGTGCTGCAGGCCATCCACACCGCCTTTGCCGGCAGCAGCGCAGGCACGGTGTTCCACGGTTCCGTTCCGGTGCCGGTGCGCGTGGTGCTGACGCGCAGCGCACGCAACAACCCGCAGGTGCTGGGCGACTTGCTCATCCACACCCCGTCGCTGGGCTTCGTCCCGCTGGCCCAGCTGGCCAGCATCAGCGCCGCCAGTGGCCCGTCGGACATTCGCCACCTCGGCGAGCAGCGGGTGCAAACGGTGCTGGCATCGACCACCTCGGCCGACATCACCGGCTTCGTGCAGCGCGCCCAGACCGCCATCCACGCGCAGGTTCAAGTGCCGCCCGGCGTCACCCTGCAGTTCCAGGGCGATGCGGCGCAGCGCAACGCCACGCTGCAGCGGCTGGGGGTGGACGTGCTCGGGGTGTTCGCCGGGCTGATGCTGTTGTTGTCCATGGCACTGGGGCGCAATGCCACCACCGCCGCTGGCGATGCGGCGGCGATCACACCACGCCAGGCCGCATCCACCACCACGCGGCAAGTGCTGCTGGTGCTGCTGTCCGTGCCCGCGGCCTGGGCTGGCGGGGTGTTCGCCGCCTGGCTGGTGGGCGGCGTGTTGTCGCTGGGCGCGGTCATCGGCCTGCTGGCGCTGATGGGCATCAGCCTGCGCAACGCCATTCTCATCTTCGCCCACGCCGCCCAGTTGCAGCGCGAGCATGGGCTGGCATGGAACGCCGACACCCTGCTGCGCGCCGTGGCCGACCGCCTCGCCGCGATCGTCATGACCTCGCTGGTCACGGCCCTCGGCGTGCTGCCGCTGGCGCTGGGCCTGCATGCGCCGGGCCGCGAAATTGAAGGCCCCATGGCCGTGGCCCTGCTCGGCGGCCTGCTCACCAGCCTGCTGTACAACCTGTTCGTGCTGCCGCAACTGGCGCTGCGCTTCGGCGTGGCGCCGGCGCAGCGCGAAAGCCGTGCATGA
- a CDS encoding efflux RND transporter periplasmic adaptor subunit, whose translation MQTPVNPPSLPRFFTLAVAAALTLGTTPAHAALPQAVQWSLAQIVSADLQIQHLAPGAYRRTFQASATVQSPAALLRNLSALDMARAQLAAARSSLRLAQLQAQRAQGLFQAGQNIALAEVQQAQTAAQTAQAQVAVAQATLQAAQAELTASLGPALAARLQTAPALRSAIASGRELIVDLTLPPGTDLPAAAQVRLHVPGGSGELRDGWLPATVIGPAAVASAHVQGLRFVATSPAASGLMPGLQLLAQVQSGQAQQGVLLPAGAVVWSGGQALVFTSTPAANNARRFTPHALSTAWPLQAGYMQPGWAALDVVTHGAGLLLTPPPKPQAKAVAHDTTAGNDD comes from the coding sequence ATGCAAACACCTGTAAATCCGCCGTCATTGCCACGCTTTTTCACGCTGGCCGTGGCCGCCGCACTGACCCTCGGCACCACGCCGGCCCACGCCGCGCTGCCGCAGGCGGTGCAGTGGAGCCTGGCGCAAATCGTCAGCGCCGACCTGCAGATCCAGCACCTCGCGCCAGGCGCGTATCGCCGGACGTTTCAGGCCAGCGCCACGGTGCAAAGCCCGGCCGCGCTCTTGCGCAACCTGAGCGCGCTGGACATGGCGCGCGCGCAACTCGCGGCGGCGCGTAGCAGTTTGCGACTCGCGCAATTGCAGGCGCAGCGGGCGCAGGGCTTGTTCCAGGCCGGGCAGAACATTGCGCTGGCCGAAGTGCAACAGGCGCAGACCGCGGCGCAAACGGCCCAGGCGCAGGTGGCTGTGGCGCAAGCCACGCTGCAGGCGGCGCAAGCCGAACTCACGGCCAGCCTCGGCCCGGCACTGGCGGCGCGGCTGCAAACGGCCCCCGCGCTGCGCAGCGCCATCGCCAGCGGGCGCGAACTCATCGTCGATCTCACCCTGCCACCAGGGACCGATCTGCCTGCGGCAGCACAGGTGCGGCTGCATGTCCCCGGGGGCTCGGGCGAGCTGCGCGATGGCTGGCTTCCCGCCACCGTCATCGGCCCGGCGGCGGTGGCTTCGGCCCATGTGCAGGGGCTGCGCTTTGTCGCCACCAGCCCGGCCGCGAGTGGCCTGATGCCGGGGCTGCAATTGCTGGCGCAGGTGCAGTCCGGCCAGGCGCAACAAGGCGTGCTGCTGCCTGCCGGCGCCGTGGTGTGGTCGGGCGGCCAGGCGCTGGTGTTCACGTCCACGCCCGCCGCCAACAACGCGCGCCGGTTCACTCCCCACGCGCTGTCCACCGCCTGGCCGCTGCAAGCCGGTTACATGCAGCCCGGCTGGGCGGCGCTGGATGTGGTGACGCACGGCGCGGGCCTGCTGCTCACGCCGCCGCCCAAGCCACAGGCCAAGGCCGTCGCGCATGACACAACCGCCGGGAACGACGACTGA